A stretch of the Cheilinus undulatus linkage group 11, ASM1832078v1, whole genome shotgun sequence genome encodes the following:
- the si:dkey-96f10.1 gene encoding 6-phosphofructo-2-kinase/fructose-2,6-bisphosphatase isoform X3, producing MESKQRCVQPERRKRRVRCESTASVPQFTNSPTMIVMVGLPARGKTYISKKLTRYLNWIGVTTKVFNVGQYRRDATRSYNSFEFFRPDNEEAMKIRKACAIAALKDVCDYFTRELGQVVVFDATNTTPERRDIILNFAKGNGYKIFFVESICDDPEIIAENIKQVKLSSPDYVGCDKEEAVADFLKRIECYKQTYVPLDDEKDRNLSYIKIFNVGSRYLVNRVQDHIQSRIVYYLMNIHVTPRSIYLCRHGESELNLVGRIGGDSGLSSRGAQFASALGTYMRGQCISDLKVWTSHMKRTIQTAEALGVQYEQWKALNEIDAGVCEEMMYEEIQEHYPEEFALRDQDKYRYRYPRGESYEDLVQRLEPVIMELERQENVLVICHQAVMRCLLAYFLDKSANELPYLKCPLHTVLKLTPVAYGCKVESVFLNIEAVNTHRDRPVNVDVDRDPEEALETVPDHI from the exons ATGGAGTCCAAACAGCGGTGCGTGCAGCCGGAGAGGAGGAAACGGCGCGTGCGATGTGAGAGCACAG CGTCCGTGCCCCAGTTCACCAACTCTCCGACCATGATCGTGATGGTGGGACTGCCAGCCAGAGGAAAGACCTACATCTCCAAAAAACTCACCAGATACCTGAACTGGATCGGCGTCACCACCAAAG tttttaatGTGGGTCAGTACAGACGAGATGCAACACGTTCATACAACAGCTTTGAGTTCTTCAGACCCGACAATGAAGAGGCCATGAAGATCCGCAA AGCTTGTGCCATTGCTGCCCTCAAAGACGTGTGCGACTATTTCACCAGAGAGCTCGGCCAGGTGGTG gtttttgaTGCCACCAATACGACACCAGAGCGCAGAGACATCATCCTCAACTTTGCCAAGGGGAATGGATACAAG ATTTTCTTTGTTGAGTCGATATGTGATGATCCTGAAATCATCGCAGAGAATATaaag CAAGTGAAGCTGAGCAGTCCGGACTACGTGGGCTGTGACAAAGAGGAAGCCGTGGCCGACTTCCTGAAGAGGATTGAGTGTTACAAGCAGACGTATGTCCCGCTGGACGACGAAAAGGACCG GAACTTGTCGTACATCAAGATTTTCAATGTGGGCAGCAGGTATCTGGTGAACCGGGTCCAGGACCACATCCAGAGCCGGATAGTCTACTACCTCATGAACATCCACGTCACCCCAAGGTCCATCTACCTCTGTCGCCATGGAGAGAGCGAGCTGAACCTTGTGGGTCGTATTGGGGGGGACTCAGGGTTGTCCTCTCGCGGGGCTCAG TTTGCCAGTGCTCTGGGGACGTACATGCGAGGGCAGTGTATCAGCGACCTGAAGGTGTGGACGAGTCACATGAAGAGGACAATCCAGACGGCCGAGGCTCTGGGAGTTCAGTACGAGCAGTGGAAGGCTCTGAATGAGATCGATGCT GGCGTTTGTGAGGAAATGATGTACGAGGAGATTCAGGAGCATTACCCCGAGGAGTTCGCTCTGAGAGACCAAGACAAATATCGCTACCGCTACCCCCGAGGAGAG TCCTACGAGGACCTGGTTCAGCGTCTGGAGCCGGTCATCATGGAGCTGGAGAGACAGGAGAACGTTCTGGTCATCTGTCACCAGGCCGTCATGAGATGTCTGCTGGCTTACTTCCTGGACAAAAGTgcaa aTGAGCTGCCCTACCTGAAGTGTCCTCTCCACACCGTCCTCAAACTGACCCCGGTGGCCTACG GGTGTAAAGTTGAGTCCGTCTTCCTCAACATTGAAGCCGtcaacacacacagagacagaccgGTG AATGTTGACGTGGACAGAGATCCGGAGGAGGCGTTGGAAACGGTCCCGGACCACATCTAG
- the si:dkey-96f10.1 gene encoding 6-phosphofructo-2-kinase/fructose-2,6-bisphosphatase isoform X2 — protein MNGAGIMQDRTELLQRRTIRFQRPYASVPQFTNSPTMIVMVGLPARGKTYISKKLTRYLNWIGVTTKVFNVGQYRRDATRSYNSFEFFRPDNEEAMKIRKACAIAALKDVCDYFTRELGQVVVFDATNTTPERRDIILNFAKGNGYKIFFVESICDDPEIIAENIKQVKLSSPDYVGCDKEEAVADFLKRIECYKQTYVPLDDEKDRNLSYIKIFNVGSRYLVNRVQDHIQSRIVYYLMNIHVTPRSIYLCRHGESELNLVGRIGGDSGLSSRGAQFASALGTYMRGQCISDLKVWTSHMKRTIQTAEALGVQYEQWKALNEIDAGVCEEMMYEEIQEHYPEEFALRDQDKYRYRYPRGESYEDLVQRLEPVIMELERQENVLVICHQAVMRCLLAYFLDKSANELPYLKCPLHTVLKLTPVAYGCKVESVFLNIEAVNTHRDRPVNVDVDRDPEEALETVPDHI, from the exons ATGAACGGAGCAGGGATTATGCAAGACAGGACGGAGCTGCTGCAGCGGAGGACGATCCGATTCCAGCGACCGTACG CGTCCGTGCCCCAGTTCACCAACTCTCCGACCATGATCGTGATGGTGGGACTGCCAGCCAGAGGAAAGACCTACATCTCCAAAAAACTCACCAGATACCTGAACTGGATCGGCGTCACCACCAAAG tttttaatGTGGGTCAGTACAGACGAGATGCAACACGTTCATACAACAGCTTTGAGTTCTTCAGACCCGACAATGAAGAGGCCATGAAGATCCGCAA AGCTTGTGCCATTGCTGCCCTCAAAGACGTGTGCGACTATTTCACCAGAGAGCTCGGCCAGGTGGTG gtttttgaTGCCACCAATACGACACCAGAGCGCAGAGACATCATCCTCAACTTTGCCAAGGGGAATGGATACAAG ATTTTCTTTGTTGAGTCGATATGTGATGATCCTGAAATCATCGCAGAGAATATaaag CAAGTGAAGCTGAGCAGTCCGGACTACGTGGGCTGTGACAAAGAGGAAGCCGTGGCCGACTTCCTGAAGAGGATTGAGTGTTACAAGCAGACGTATGTCCCGCTGGACGACGAAAAGGACCG GAACTTGTCGTACATCAAGATTTTCAATGTGGGCAGCAGGTATCTGGTGAACCGGGTCCAGGACCACATCCAGAGCCGGATAGTCTACTACCTCATGAACATCCACGTCACCCCAAGGTCCATCTACCTCTGTCGCCATGGAGAGAGCGAGCTGAACCTTGTGGGTCGTATTGGGGGGGACTCAGGGTTGTCCTCTCGCGGGGCTCAG TTTGCCAGTGCTCTGGGGACGTACATGCGAGGGCAGTGTATCAGCGACCTGAAGGTGTGGACGAGTCACATGAAGAGGACAATCCAGACGGCCGAGGCTCTGGGAGTTCAGTACGAGCAGTGGAAGGCTCTGAATGAGATCGATGCT GGCGTTTGTGAGGAAATGATGTACGAGGAGATTCAGGAGCATTACCCCGAGGAGTTCGCTCTGAGAGACCAAGACAAATATCGCTACCGCTACCCCCGAGGAGAG TCCTACGAGGACCTGGTTCAGCGTCTGGAGCCGGTCATCATGGAGCTGGAGAGACAGGAGAACGTTCTGGTCATCTGTCACCAGGCCGTCATGAGATGTCTGCTGGCTTACTTCCTGGACAAAAGTgcaa aTGAGCTGCCCTACCTGAAGTGTCCTCTCCACACCGTCCTCAAACTGACCCCGGTGGCCTACG GGTGTAAAGTTGAGTCCGTCTTCCTCAACATTGAAGCCGtcaacacacacagagacagaccgGTG AATGTTGACGTGGACAGAGATCCGGAGGAGGCGTTGGAAACGGTCCCGGACCACATCTAG
- the si:dkey-96f10.1 gene encoding 6-phosphofructo-2-kinase/fructose-2,6-bisphosphatase isoform X1, which yields MSDSHGKLTQNPLEKTWVPWMKSRLSQRRGSSVPQFTNSPTMIVMVGLPARGKTYISKKLTRYLNWIGVTTKVFNVGQYRRDATRSYNSFEFFRPDNEEAMKIRKACAIAALKDVCDYFTRELGQVVVFDATNTTPERRDIILNFAKGNGYKIFFVESICDDPEIIAENIKQVKLSSPDYVGCDKEEAVADFLKRIECYKQTYVPLDDEKDRNLSYIKIFNVGSRYLVNRVQDHIQSRIVYYLMNIHVTPRSIYLCRHGESELNLVGRIGGDSGLSSRGAQFASALGTYMRGQCISDLKVWTSHMKRTIQTAEALGVQYEQWKALNEIDAGVCEEMMYEEIQEHYPEEFALRDQDKYRYRYPRGESYEDLVQRLEPVIMELERQENVLVICHQAVMRCLLAYFLDKSANELPYLKCPLHTVLKLTPVAYGCKVESVFLNIEAVNTHRDRPVNVDVDRDPEEALETVPDHI from the exons ATGTCGGACTCTCACGGTAAACTGACTCAGAATCCTCTGGAGAAGACCTGGGTGCCATGGATGAAGAGCCGGCTGAGCCAGAGACGAGGCT CGTCCGTGCCCCAGTTCACCAACTCTCCGACCATGATCGTGATGGTGGGACTGCCAGCCAGAGGAAAGACCTACATCTCCAAAAAACTCACCAGATACCTGAACTGGATCGGCGTCACCACCAAAG tttttaatGTGGGTCAGTACAGACGAGATGCAACACGTTCATACAACAGCTTTGAGTTCTTCAGACCCGACAATGAAGAGGCCATGAAGATCCGCAA AGCTTGTGCCATTGCTGCCCTCAAAGACGTGTGCGACTATTTCACCAGAGAGCTCGGCCAGGTGGTG gtttttgaTGCCACCAATACGACACCAGAGCGCAGAGACATCATCCTCAACTTTGCCAAGGGGAATGGATACAAG ATTTTCTTTGTTGAGTCGATATGTGATGATCCTGAAATCATCGCAGAGAATATaaag CAAGTGAAGCTGAGCAGTCCGGACTACGTGGGCTGTGACAAAGAGGAAGCCGTGGCCGACTTCCTGAAGAGGATTGAGTGTTACAAGCAGACGTATGTCCCGCTGGACGACGAAAAGGACCG GAACTTGTCGTACATCAAGATTTTCAATGTGGGCAGCAGGTATCTGGTGAACCGGGTCCAGGACCACATCCAGAGCCGGATAGTCTACTACCTCATGAACATCCACGTCACCCCAAGGTCCATCTACCTCTGTCGCCATGGAGAGAGCGAGCTGAACCTTGTGGGTCGTATTGGGGGGGACTCAGGGTTGTCCTCTCGCGGGGCTCAG TTTGCCAGTGCTCTGGGGACGTACATGCGAGGGCAGTGTATCAGCGACCTGAAGGTGTGGACGAGTCACATGAAGAGGACAATCCAGACGGCCGAGGCTCTGGGAGTTCAGTACGAGCAGTGGAAGGCTCTGAATGAGATCGATGCT GGCGTTTGTGAGGAAATGATGTACGAGGAGATTCAGGAGCATTACCCCGAGGAGTTCGCTCTGAGAGACCAAGACAAATATCGCTACCGCTACCCCCGAGGAGAG TCCTACGAGGACCTGGTTCAGCGTCTGGAGCCGGTCATCATGGAGCTGGAGAGACAGGAGAACGTTCTGGTCATCTGTCACCAGGCCGTCATGAGATGTCTGCTGGCTTACTTCCTGGACAAAAGTgcaa aTGAGCTGCCCTACCTGAAGTGTCCTCTCCACACCGTCCTCAAACTGACCCCGGTGGCCTACG GGTGTAAAGTTGAGTCCGTCTTCCTCAACATTGAAGCCGtcaacacacacagagacagaccgGTG AATGTTGACGTGGACAGAGATCCGGAGGAGGCGTTGGAAACGGTCCCGGACCACATCTAG